A window of Bactrocera dorsalis isolate Fly_Bdor unplaced genomic scaffold, ASM2337382v1 BdCtg115, whole genome shotgun sequence contains these coding sequences:
- the LOC105228851 gene encoding protein shifted isoform X5, translated as MFHHTQMSAIKWFYLISLMLLFCWNSLIECKRQQSHANDADHELRSSEDEGGGGGGGGAGGNLGNGHQQTHRKKHRQHDNKLSLWINEQQLNMLSALFFPQGFGSHGRIYAIENGHVFNLPEINVYKFLIIPAEVNYVNFTWKSGSRKYFYHFDRLISLDHNVLKDPKLSIAKKGRIPAEEKDFSIFMPCVHNNSGTAMFTIGLSIQNRREKLLPGTPIRLNFKKECAHRGNASISTLTSSQGPDPECNLKCGDNGFCNHNKICQCKAGYTGQYCQTAFCFPQCLNGGNCTAPSVCTCPDGYQGTYCEGGICSEKCLNGGKCIQKDKCQCSKGYYGLHCEFSKCVIPCKNGGRCIGPNICRCPSGLLGNHCEIERIQRSTCRRPCKHGVCTAKKTCKCDRGFYGRHCNARIKKHRKIHR; from the exons ATGTTTCACCATACACAGATGTCAGCAATCAAGTGGTTCTATCTAATATCGCTGATGCTGCTATTTTGCTGGAACAGTTTGATCGAATGCAAAAGGCAACAATCGCACGCCAACGATGCCGATCATGAGCTAAGGAGTTCAGAAGATgagggtggtggtggtggtggtggtggcgccGGCGGCAATCTGGGGAATGGACACCAACAGACGCATCGCAAAAAGCATCGTCAGCATGACAATAAGCTGTCATTGTGGATCAATGAACAGCAGCTGAATATGCTAAGTG CACTTTTCTTTCCACAAGGATTTGGTTCGCACGGTCGCATCTATGCCATTGAGAATGGTCATGTGTTTAATTTACCTGAAATCAATGTCTACAAATTCTTGATTATACCCGCCGAAGTGAACTACGTGAATTTCACGTGGAAATCGGGcagcagaaaatatttctatCACTTCGATCGTTTGATCTCGCTAGATCATAATGTTTTGAAGGATCCCAAGCTATCAATTGCGAAGAAAGGACGCATACCGGCGGAAGAGAAAG ATTTTAGTATTTTCATGCCGTGCGTCCACAATAATTCAGGGACGGCTATGTTCACAATCGGTTTGTCCATACAGAATCGTCGAGAGAAGCTGTTGCCTGGCACGCCGATacgtttgaatttcaaaaagGAATGCGCACACAGAGGTAACGCTTCCATCTCTACACTAACATCTTCGCAAG gtCCGGACCCGGAGTGTAATTTGAAATGTGGTGATAATGGTTTTtgtaatcataataaaatttgccAATGCAAAGCCGGCTATACGGGTCAATATTGTCAAACGGCATTTTGTTTTCCACAATGTTTAAATGGCGGTAATTGCACAGCACCATCGGTTTGCACCTGTCCCGACGGCTATCAGGGTACATACTGCGAAGGAG GCATCTGCTCTGAAAAATGCTTGAATGGtggcaaatgcatacaaaaggATAAATGCCAATGTTCAAAAGGTTACTATGGGTTGCACTGCGAATTTT CCAAATGTGTGATTCCTTGTAAAAATGGCGGTCGCTGCATAGGCCCCAATATTTGTCGCTGTCCAAGCGGTTTGCTGGGCAACCATTGCGAAATCGAGCGCATACAACGCTCAACTTGTAGGCGTCCTTGCAAGCACGGTGTCTGTACGGCGAAGAAAACATGTAAATGTGATCGTGGCTTTTACGGTAGACATTGTAATGCAA GAATTAAAAAACACCGTAAAATCCATAGATag
- the LOC105228851 gene encoding protein shifted isoform X3, with the protein MITCRKMFHHTQMSAIKWFYLISLMLLFCWNSLIECKRQQSHANDADHELRSSEDEGGGGGGGGAGGNLGNGHQQTHRKKHRQHDNKLSLWINEQQLNMLSALFFPQGFGSHGRIYAIENGHVFNLPEINVYKFLIIPAEVNYVNFTWKSGSRKYFYHFDRLISLDHNVLKDPKLSIAKKGRIPAEEKDFSIFMPCVHNNSGTAMFTIGLSIQNRREKLLPGTPIRLNFKKECAHRGNASISTLTSSQGPDPECNLKCGDNGFCNHNKICQCKAGYTGQYCQTAFCFPQCLNGGNCTAPSVCTCPDGYQGTYCEGGICSEKCLNGGKCIQKDKCQCSKGYYGLHCEFSKCVIPCKNGGRCIGPNICRCPSGLLGNHCEIERIQRSTCRRPCKHGVCTAKKTCKCDRGFYGRHCNARIKKHRKIHR; encoded by the exons ATGATTACatgt AGAAAAATGTTTCACCATACACAGATGTCAGCAATCAAGTGGTTCTATCTAATATCGCTGATGCTGCTATTTTGCTGGAACAGTTTGATCGAATGCAAAAGGCAACAATCGCACGCCAACGATGCCGATCATGAGCTAAGGAGTTCAGAAGATgagggtggtggtggtggtggtggtggcgccGGCGGCAATCTGGGGAATGGACACCAACAGACGCATCGCAAAAAGCATCGTCAGCATGACAATAAGCTGTCATTGTGGATCAATGAACAGCAGCTGAATATGCTAAGTG CACTTTTCTTTCCACAAGGATTTGGTTCGCACGGTCGCATCTATGCCATTGAGAATGGTCATGTGTTTAATTTACCTGAAATCAATGTCTACAAATTCTTGATTATACCCGCCGAAGTGAACTACGTGAATTTCACGTGGAAATCGGGcagcagaaaatatttctatCACTTCGATCGTTTGATCTCGCTAGATCATAATGTTTTGAAGGATCCCAAGCTATCAATTGCGAAGAAAGGACGCATACCGGCGGAAGAGAAAG ATTTTAGTATTTTCATGCCGTGCGTCCACAATAATTCAGGGACGGCTATGTTCACAATCGGTTTGTCCATACAGAATCGTCGAGAGAAGCTGTTGCCTGGCACGCCGATacgtttgaatttcaaaaagGAATGCGCACACAGAGGTAACGCTTCCATCTCTACACTAACATCTTCGCAAG gtCCGGACCCGGAGTGTAATTTGAAATGTGGTGATAATGGTTTTtgtaatcataataaaatttgccAATGCAAAGCCGGCTATACGGGTCAATATTGTCAAACGGCATTTTGTTTTCCACAATGTTTAAATGGCGGTAATTGCACAGCACCATCGGTTTGCACCTGTCCCGACGGCTATCAGGGTACATACTGCGAAGGAG GCATCTGCTCTGAAAAATGCTTGAATGGtggcaaatgcatacaaaaggATAAATGCCAATGTTCAAAAGGTTACTATGGGTTGCACTGCGAATTTT CCAAATGTGTGATTCCTTGTAAAAATGGCGGTCGCTGCATAGGCCCCAATATTTGTCGCTGTCCAAGCGGTTTGCTGGGCAACCATTGCGAAATCGAGCGCATACAACGCTCAACTTGTAGGCGTCCTTGCAAGCACGGTGTCTGTACGGCGAAGAAAACATGTAAATGTGATCGTGGCTTTTACGGTAGACATTGTAATGCAA GAATTAAAAAACACCGTAAAATCCATAGATag
- the LOC105228851 gene encoding protein shifted isoform X4: MITCVIKICRKMFHHTQMSAIKWFYLISLMLLFCWNSLIECKRQQSHANDADHELRSSEDEGGGGGGGGAGGNLGNGHQQTHRKKHRQHDNKLSLWINEQQLNMLSGFGSHGRIYAIENGHVFNLPEINVYKFLIIPAEVNYVNFTWKSGSRKYFYHFDRLISLDHNVLKDPKLSIAKKGRIPAEEKDFSIFMPCVHNNSGTAMFTIGLSIQNRREKLLPGTPIRLNFKKECAHRGNASISTLTSSQGPDPECNLKCGDNGFCNHNKICQCKAGYTGQYCQTAFCFPQCLNGGNCTAPSVCTCPDGYQGTYCEGGICSEKCLNGGKCIQKDKCQCSKGYYGLHCEFSKCVIPCKNGGRCIGPNICRCPSGLLGNHCEIERIQRSTCRRPCKHGVCTAKKTCKCDRGFYGRHCNARIKKHRKIHR; encoded by the exons ATGATTACatgtgtaataaaaatttgt AGAAAAATGTTTCACCATACACAGATGTCAGCAATCAAGTGGTTCTATCTAATATCGCTGATGCTGCTATTTTGCTGGAACAGTTTGATCGAATGCAAAAGGCAACAATCGCACGCCAACGATGCCGATCATGAGCTAAGGAGTTCAGAAGATgagggtggtggtggtggtggtggtggcgccGGCGGCAATCTGGGGAATGGACACCAACAGACGCATCGCAAAAAGCATCGTCAGCATGACAATAAGCTGTCATTGTGGATCAATGAACAGCAGCTGAATATGCTAAGTG GATTTGGTTCGCACGGTCGCATCTATGCCATTGAGAATGGTCATGTGTTTAATTTACCTGAAATCAATGTCTACAAATTCTTGATTATACCCGCCGAAGTGAACTACGTGAATTTCACGTGGAAATCGGGcagcagaaaatatttctatCACTTCGATCGTTTGATCTCGCTAGATCATAATGTTTTGAAGGATCCCAAGCTATCAATTGCGAAGAAAGGACGCATACCGGCGGAAGAGAAAG ATTTTAGTATTTTCATGCCGTGCGTCCACAATAATTCAGGGACGGCTATGTTCACAATCGGTTTGTCCATACAGAATCGTCGAGAGAAGCTGTTGCCTGGCACGCCGATacgtttgaatttcaaaaagGAATGCGCACACAGAGGTAACGCTTCCATCTCTACACTAACATCTTCGCAAG gtCCGGACCCGGAGTGTAATTTGAAATGTGGTGATAATGGTTTTtgtaatcataataaaatttgccAATGCAAAGCCGGCTATACGGGTCAATATTGTCAAACGGCATTTTGTTTTCCACAATGTTTAAATGGCGGTAATTGCACAGCACCATCGGTTTGCACCTGTCCCGACGGCTATCAGGGTACATACTGCGAAGGAG GCATCTGCTCTGAAAAATGCTTGAATGGtggcaaatgcatacaaaaggATAAATGCCAATGTTCAAAAGGTTACTATGGGTTGCACTGCGAATTTT CCAAATGTGTGATTCCTTGTAAAAATGGCGGTCGCTGCATAGGCCCCAATATTTGTCGCTGTCCAAGCGGTTTGCTGGGCAACCATTGCGAAATCGAGCGCATACAACGCTCAACTTGTAGGCGTCCTTGCAAGCACGGTGTCTGTACGGCGAAGAAAACATGTAAATGTGATCGTGGCTTTTACGGTAGACATTGTAATGCAA GAATTAAAAAACACCGTAAAATCCATAGATag
- the LOC105228851 gene encoding protein shifted isoform X2, with amino-acid sequence MSLQRKMFHHTQMSAIKWFYLISLMLLFCWNSLIECKRQQSHANDADHELRSSEDEGGGGGGGGAGGNLGNGHQQTHRKKHRQHDNKLSLWINEQQLNMLSALFFPQGFGSHGRIYAIENGHVFNLPEINVYKFLIIPAEVNYVNFTWKSGSRKYFYHFDRLISLDHNVLKDPKLSIAKKGRIPAEEKDFSIFMPCVHNNSGTAMFTIGLSIQNRREKLLPGTPIRLNFKKECAHRGNASISTLTSSQGPDPECNLKCGDNGFCNHNKICQCKAGYTGQYCQTAFCFPQCLNGGNCTAPSVCTCPDGYQGTYCEGGICSEKCLNGGKCIQKDKCQCSKGYYGLHCEFSKCVIPCKNGGRCIGPNICRCPSGLLGNHCEIERIQRSTCRRPCKHGVCTAKKTCKCDRGFYGRHCNARIKKHRKIHR; translated from the exons ATGTCATTGCAGAGAAAAATGTTTCACCATACACAGATGTCAGCAATCAAGTGGTTCTATCTAATATCGCTGATGCTGCTATTTTGCTGGAACAGTTTGATCGAATGCAAAAGGCAACAATCGCACGCCAACGATGCCGATCATGAGCTAAGGAGTTCAGAAGATgagggtggtggtggtggtggtggtggcgccGGCGGCAATCTGGGGAATGGACACCAACAGACGCATCGCAAAAAGCATCGTCAGCATGACAATAAGCTGTCATTGTGGATCAATGAACAGCAGCTGAATATGCTAAGTG CACTTTTCTTTCCACAAGGATTTGGTTCGCACGGTCGCATCTATGCCATTGAGAATGGTCATGTGTTTAATTTACCTGAAATCAATGTCTACAAATTCTTGATTATACCCGCCGAAGTGAACTACGTGAATTTCACGTGGAAATCGGGcagcagaaaatatttctatCACTTCGATCGTTTGATCTCGCTAGATCATAATGTTTTGAAGGATCCCAAGCTATCAATTGCGAAGAAAGGACGCATACCGGCGGAAGAGAAAG ATTTTAGTATTTTCATGCCGTGCGTCCACAATAATTCAGGGACGGCTATGTTCACAATCGGTTTGTCCATACAGAATCGTCGAGAGAAGCTGTTGCCTGGCACGCCGATacgtttgaatttcaaaaagGAATGCGCACACAGAGGTAACGCTTCCATCTCTACACTAACATCTTCGCAAG gtCCGGACCCGGAGTGTAATTTGAAATGTGGTGATAATGGTTTTtgtaatcataataaaatttgccAATGCAAAGCCGGCTATACGGGTCAATATTGTCAAACGGCATTTTGTTTTCCACAATGTTTAAATGGCGGTAATTGCACAGCACCATCGGTTTGCACCTGTCCCGACGGCTATCAGGGTACATACTGCGAAGGAG GCATCTGCTCTGAAAAATGCTTGAATGGtggcaaatgcatacaaaaggATAAATGCCAATGTTCAAAAGGTTACTATGGGTTGCACTGCGAATTTT CCAAATGTGTGATTCCTTGTAAAAATGGCGGTCGCTGCATAGGCCCCAATATTTGTCGCTGTCCAAGCGGTTTGCTGGGCAACCATTGCGAAATCGAGCGCATACAACGCTCAACTTGTAGGCGTCCTTGCAAGCACGGTGTCTGTACGGCGAAGAAAACATGTAAATGTGATCGTGGCTTTTACGGTAGACATTGTAATGCAA GAATTAAAAAACACCGTAAAATCCATAGATag
- the LOC105228851 gene encoding protein shifted isoform X6 translates to MITCVIKICRKMFHHTQMSAIKWFYLISLMLLFCWNSLIECKRQQSHANDADHELRSSEDEGGGGGGGGAGGNLGNGHQQTHRKKHRQHDNKLSLWINEQQLNMLSALFFPQGFGSHGRIYAIENGHVFNLPEINVYKFLIIPAEVNYVNFTWKSGSRKYFYHFDRLISLDHNVLKDPKLSIAKKGRIPAEEKDFSIFMPCVHNNSGTAMFTIGLSIQNRREKLLPGTPIRLNFKKECAHRGPDPECNLKCGDNGFCNHNKICQCKAGYTGQYCQTAFCFPQCLNGGNCTAPSVCTCPDGYQGTYCEGGICSEKCLNGGKCIQKDKCQCSKGYYGLHCEFSKCVIPCKNGGRCIGPNICRCPSGLLGNHCEIERIQRSTCRRPCKHGVCTAKKTCKCDRGFYGRHCNARIKKHRKIHR, encoded by the exons ATGATTACatgtgtaataaaaatttgt AGAAAAATGTTTCACCATACACAGATGTCAGCAATCAAGTGGTTCTATCTAATATCGCTGATGCTGCTATTTTGCTGGAACAGTTTGATCGAATGCAAAAGGCAACAATCGCACGCCAACGATGCCGATCATGAGCTAAGGAGTTCAGAAGATgagggtggtggtggtggtggtggtggcgccGGCGGCAATCTGGGGAATGGACACCAACAGACGCATCGCAAAAAGCATCGTCAGCATGACAATAAGCTGTCATTGTGGATCAATGAACAGCAGCTGAATATGCTAAGTG CACTTTTCTTTCCACAAGGATTTGGTTCGCACGGTCGCATCTATGCCATTGAGAATGGTCATGTGTTTAATTTACCTGAAATCAATGTCTACAAATTCTTGATTATACCCGCCGAAGTGAACTACGTGAATTTCACGTGGAAATCGGGcagcagaaaatatttctatCACTTCGATCGTTTGATCTCGCTAGATCATAATGTTTTGAAGGATCCCAAGCTATCAATTGCGAAGAAAGGACGCATACCGGCGGAAGAGAAAG ATTTTAGTATTTTCATGCCGTGCGTCCACAATAATTCAGGGACGGCTATGTTCACAATCGGTTTGTCCATACAGAATCGTCGAGAGAAGCTGTTGCCTGGCACGCCGATacgtttgaatttcaaaaagGAATGCGCACACAGAG gtCCGGACCCGGAGTGTAATTTGAAATGTGGTGATAATGGTTTTtgtaatcataataaaatttgccAATGCAAAGCCGGCTATACGGGTCAATATTGTCAAACGGCATTTTGTTTTCCACAATGTTTAAATGGCGGTAATTGCACAGCACCATCGGTTTGCACCTGTCCCGACGGCTATCAGGGTACATACTGCGAAGGAG GCATCTGCTCTGAAAAATGCTTGAATGGtggcaaatgcatacaaaaggATAAATGCCAATGTTCAAAAGGTTACTATGGGTTGCACTGCGAATTTT CCAAATGTGTGATTCCTTGTAAAAATGGCGGTCGCTGCATAGGCCCCAATATTTGTCGCTGTCCAAGCGGTTTGCTGGGCAACCATTGCGAAATCGAGCGCATACAACGCTCAACTTGTAGGCGTCCTTGCAAGCACGGTGTCTGTACGGCGAAGAAAACATGTAAATGTGATCGTGGCTTTTACGGTAGACATTGTAATGCAA GAATTAAAAAACACCGTAAAATCCATAGATag
- the LOC105228851 gene encoding protein shifted isoform X1 — protein MITCVIKICRKMFHHTQMSAIKWFYLISLMLLFCWNSLIECKRQQSHANDADHELRSSEDEGGGGGGGGAGGNLGNGHQQTHRKKHRQHDNKLSLWINEQQLNMLSALFFPQGFGSHGRIYAIENGHVFNLPEINVYKFLIIPAEVNYVNFTWKSGSRKYFYHFDRLISLDHNVLKDPKLSIAKKGRIPAEEKDFSIFMPCVHNNSGTAMFTIGLSIQNRREKLLPGTPIRLNFKKECAHRGNASISTLTSSQGPDPECNLKCGDNGFCNHNKICQCKAGYTGQYCQTAFCFPQCLNGGNCTAPSVCTCPDGYQGTYCEGGICSEKCLNGGKCIQKDKCQCSKGYYGLHCEFSKCVIPCKNGGRCIGPNICRCPSGLLGNHCEIERIQRSTCRRPCKHGVCTAKKTCKCDRGFYGRHCNARIKKHRKIHR, from the exons ATGATTACatgtgtaataaaaatttgt AGAAAAATGTTTCACCATACACAGATGTCAGCAATCAAGTGGTTCTATCTAATATCGCTGATGCTGCTATTTTGCTGGAACAGTTTGATCGAATGCAAAAGGCAACAATCGCACGCCAACGATGCCGATCATGAGCTAAGGAGTTCAGAAGATgagggtggtggtggtggtggtggtggcgccGGCGGCAATCTGGGGAATGGACACCAACAGACGCATCGCAAAAAGCATCGTCAGCATGACAATAAGCTGTCATTGTGGATCAATGAACAGCAGCTGAATATGCTAAGTG CACTTTTCTTTCCACAAGGATTTGGTTCGCACGGTCGCATCTATGCCATTGAGAATGGTCATGTGTTTAATTTACCTGAAATCAATGTCTACAAATTCTTGATTATACCCGCCGAAGTGAACTACGTGAATTTCACGTGGAAATCGGGcagcagaaaatatttctatCACTTCGATCGTTTGATCTCGCTAGATCATAATGTTTTGAAGGATCCCAAGCTATCAATTGCGAAGAAAGGACGCATACCGGCGGAAGAGAAAG ATTTTAGTATTTTCATGCCGTGCGTCCACAATAATTCAGGGACGGCTATGTTCACAATCGGTTTGTCCATACAGAATCGTCGAGAGAAGCTGTTGCCTGGCACGCCGATacgtttgaatttcaaaaagGAATGCGCACACAGAGGTAACGCTTCCATCTCTACACTAACATCTTCGCAAG gtCCGGACCCGGAGTGTAATTTGAAATGTGGTGATAATGGTTTTtgtaatcataataaaatttgccAATGCAAAGCCGGCTATACGGGTCAATATTGTCAAACGGCATTTTGTTTTCCACAATGTTTAAATGGCGGTAATTGCACAGCACCATCGGTTTGCACCTGTCCCGACGGCTATCAGGGTACATACTGCGAAGGAG GCATCTGCTCTGAAAAATGCTTGAATGGtggcaaatgcatacaaaaggATAAATGCCAATGTTCAAAAGGTTACTATGGGTTGCACTGCGAATTTT CCAAATGTGTGATTCCTTGTAAAAATGGCGGTCGCTGCATAGGCCCCAATATTTGTCGCTGTCCAAGCGGTTTGCTGGGCAACCATTGCGAAATCGAGCGCATACAACGCTCAACTTGTAGGCGTCCTTGCAAGCACGGTGTCTGTACGGCGAAGAAAACATGTAAATGTGATCGTGGCTTTTACGGTAGACATTGTAATGCAA GAATTAAAAAACACCGTAAAATCCATAGATag
- the LOC105228853 gene encoding 5-demethoxyubiquinone hydroxylase, mitochondrial, whose translation MLRLSNISNNSWRLIQCRPILQQSKQNVATEHGSQQMPETTTTLRKRPTQLTDEIIRVDHAGELGADRIYAGQMAVLGNGPMGKTIAHMWEQEKEHRRKFEKLIQEHRVRPTVMVPIWNVAGFMLGAGTALLGEKAAMACTVAVETVIVEHYNEQLRQIMASPKPDKELLDTITKFRDEEQEHHDTGIDCGAEQAPFYKAITEVIKIGCKTAIAISKRI comes from the exons ATGTTGCGCCTCTCGAATATATCAAACAACAGTTGGCGCCTCATACAATGCCGACCGATACTGCAACAGTCTAAACAAAATGTGGCGACAGAGCATGGAAGCCAACAAATGCCTGAAACCACCACGACCCTACGAAAGCGGCCTACTCAACTAACAGATGAGATCATACGTGTTGATCATGCTGGTGAATTGGGCGCCGATCGTATTTATGCCGGACAAATGGCGGTTTTGGGCAATGGGCCGATGGGTAAGACTATTGCGCACATGTGGGAACAGGAGAAAGAGCATCGTAGAAAATTCGAAAAACTCATACAAGAGCACAGAGTGCGACCCACCGTTATGGTGCCGATATGGAATGTAGCCGGGTTCATGTTGGGAGCGG GTACTGCATTGCTGGGTGAGAAAGCTGCCATGGCATGTACCGTTGCTGTGGAAACCGTCATCGTGGAGCATTACAATGAACAATTGCGACAAATTATGGCGTCCCCCAAACCGGATAAG GAACTCTTGGATACAATAACAAAGTTCCGTGATGAGGAACAAGAGCACCATGATACGGGTATTGACTGCGGCGCTGAACAGGCAcctttttataaagcaattaCGGAAGTTATTAAAATCGGCTGTAAGACAGCTATCGCTATTTCGAAacgtatttaa
- the LOC105228855 gene encoding melanoma-associated antigen D4 — translation MEDEEKLSQCRNALLVFVINNIENKLPIKEEEMREILGKDKALLKECLPSVIQTLKKVYGIVLQRVPDTRKYICYSQLSASSTAEYDLEQIRHLTLLFVILSYLLMKDCRVDEDQLFNFLKGLRIDIDEEHTYFTGNLRKLICETFVKQLYLKREKSDSETDMETRYLFSWGYRATMEFPPKDVLQQTAGILGKEARDFVSIYNKYCSNDNNEEPMAVD, via the exons ATGGAAGACGAGGAGAAGCTTTCTCAGTGTCGAAATGCATTGTTGGTATTTGTAATCAACAACATTGAAAATAAACTCCCTATAAAGGAAGAAGAAATGCGTGAAATACTTGGCAAAGATAAAGCACTCCTCAAGGAATGTCTACCAAGTGTAATTCAAACTTTGAAAAAg GTTTATGGAATAGTTTTACAACGTGTACCTGATACTAGAAAGTATATTTGCTATTCGCAGTTAAGTGCATCCTCCACAGCAGAGTATGATTTGGAACAGATCCGTCATTTAACATTGTTATTTGTTATACTGTCTTATCTATTAATGAAAGATTGCCGAGTGGATGAAg ATCAACTATTTAATTTCCTCAAAGGCCTACGGATAGATATCGACGAAGAGCATACATACTTTACAGGAAATCTGAGAAAGCTTATTTGTGAAACATTTGTAAAGCAATTATATTTGAAGCGAGAAAAGTCCGATTCTGAAACCGACATGGAAACAAg atatttgttCTCGTGGGGTTATCGCGCTACTATGGAGTTTCCACCAAAAGATGTTTTACAACAAACTGCAGgg ATTCTTGGCAAGGAAGCCAGAGATTTTGTCTctatatataacaaatattgtTCAAATGATAATAACGAAGAACCCATGGCTGTGGACTAA